One segment of Polyangiaceae bacterium DNA contains the following:
- the menB gene encoding 1,4-dihydroxy-2-naphthoyl-CoA synthase: MSLPNYERIAGYEDVIYEKAEGIAKITINRPEVRNAFRPQTVKEMTRAFEDARNDPEVGVVILTGAGGEAFCSGGDQRVRGHAGYVGSDGVPRLNVLDLQRQIRTLPKPVIAMVAGYAIGGGHVLHLVCDLTIAADNARFGQTGPKVGSFDGGYGASYMARIVGQKKAREIWFLCRQYSAQEALDMGLVNRVVPLAELEAETVQWCREILANSPLALRCLKASLNADCDGQAGLQELAGNATLLFYMTEEGQEGKNAFLEKRKPEFGKFKRLP, encoded by the coding sequence ATGAGCTTGCCCAACTATGAACGCATCGCCGGCTACGAAGACGTCATCTATGAAAAGGCCGAGGGCATCGCGAAGATCACCATCAATCGACCGGAGGTGCGCAACGCATTCCGGCCGCAGACGGTGAAAGAAATGACCCGCGCCTTCGAGGACGCGCGCAACGACCCGGAGGTTGGCGTGGTGATCCTGACGGGCGCAGGAGGAGAGGCCTTCTGCTCGGGTGGTGACCAGCGCGTGCGCGGGCACGCGGGCTACGTGGGCAGTGACGGCGTACCGCGCCTGAACGTGCTCGATCTCCAACGTCAGATCCGCACGCTACCCAAGCCCGTGATCGCGATGGTCGCCGGCTACGCCATCGGCGGCGGGCACGTGCTGCATCTGGTCTGCGATCTGACCATCGCCGCGGACAACGCTCGCTTCGGTCAAACCGGACCCAAAGTCGGCAGCTTCGACGGCGGCTATGGCGCGTCCTACATGGCGCGCATCGTGGGGCAGAAGAAGGCACGCGAGATCTGGTTCCTCTGCCGTCAGTATTCGGCCCAAGAGGCGCTGGACATGGGCCTGGTGAACCGCGTCGTACCGCTGGCGGAGTTGGAAGCCGAGACCGTGCAGTGGTGCCGCGAGATCCTCGCTAACAGCCCGCTGGCCCTGCGCTGCCTGAAGGCATCGCTGAACGCGGACTGCGATGGCCAGGCCGGACTGCAAGAGCTCGCGGGCAACGCGACGCTGCTCTTCTACATGACCGAGGAAGGCCAAGAAGGAAAGAACGCCTTCTTGGAGAAGCGAAAACCCGAGTTCGGCAAGTTCAAGCGGCTGCCCTGA
- the menD gene encoding 2-succinyl-5-enolpyruvyl-6-hydroxy-3-cyclohexene-1-carboxylic-acid synthase, protein MTALHAAPDDLHSQWARVFIGALVSAGVRDFVVSPGSRSTPLALAIANTAGARFKVIVDERSASFFALGQARVSGVPCALLCTSGSAGAHYYPAILEAERAQIPLIVLTADRPWDLVHSRANQTLDQSKLFGTHVRGAFELGEPHPAALRALPRLAAQAVLASLSPTAGPVHVNARFRKPLEPVAASGNEPWRKEVAELLSRGAPRVTLGAPSATPETTRALCDVVASAERGLLLVGPAWAPRGESAESASTRLAGAVAEFLRVSGFAAAAESTSNLLHVPELTRLCAGGVGRWLETLFEANAPDTVITLGAPLTSSAWAKAQSRGFRHVCVSPNGVSDPEHHATDVILGDAAALLESAARSLQGRDASPAYQNLVRDLVASLPQPDPGPWGEAALVRRLIRALPSETRLFVGNSRVVREFDRAAGAAQGRVHVFHQRGLSGIDGLLAGAAGIRSAVSPEHPVVAVLGDVSALHDVGSLALMAECTAPLLLVVVNNGGGRIFEQLPVANAIPAEQLSRLFLTPPPSFLPGACGAFGVQHLRVRDDAELASAMDAAFASPRATVIEAMCPPGVQQ, encoded by the coding sequence GTGACGGCGCTGCACGCGGCCCCCGACGACCTCCACAGCCAGTGGGCGCGCGTCTTCATCGGCGCGTTGGTCAGTGCGGGCGTGCGAGACTTCGTAGTGAGTCCCGGCTCACGATCGACCCCCCTCGCGCTGGCCATCGCCAACACGGCGGGCGCACGATTCAAAGTGATCGTCGATGAACGCAGTGCCAGCTTCTTCGCCCTGGGCCAAGCGCGCGTCAGTGGCGTTCCTTGCGCATTGTTGTGCACCTCGGGCAGCGCCGGGGCCCACTACTATCCTGCCATTCTCGAGGCCGAGCGCGCGCAGATCCCGCTCATCGTGCTCACCGCAGATCGCCCCTGGGACCTGGTTCACTCCCGCGCCAATCAAACCTTGGACCAAAGCAAATTGTTCGGCACGCACGTGCGCGGCGCCTTCGAACTCGGCGAGCCACATCCCGCAGCGCTTCGTGCGCTTCCACGCCTTGCCGCACAAGCCGTACTGGCCAGCCTCAGCCCCACGGCTGGGCCGGTGCATGTCAACGCGCGCTTCCGCAAGCCGTTGGAGCCCGTCGCCGCTTCTGGCAACGAACCCTGGCGCAAGGAAGTCGCCGAGCTGCTATCCCGCGGCGCGCCCCGAGTGACGCTCGGAGCGCCCTCGGCAACGCCGGAGACGACGCGGGCGCTGTGCGACGTGGTGGCGAGTGCAGAGCGTGGGTTGCTCCTGGTCGGACCGGCCTGGGCGCCACGGGGTGAGAGCGCTGAGTCTGCATCGACCCGCCTGGCGGGCGCCGTTGCCGAGTTCCTTCGCGTCTCGGGCTTCGCTGCGGCTGCGGAGTCGACGAGCAATCTGCTGCACGTGCCCGAGCTGACGCGGCTGTGCGCGGGCGGCGTCGGTCGCTGGCTCGAGACGCTCTTCGAAGCGAACGCCCCAGATACCGTGATCACGCTGGGGGCTCCTCTGACCAGCAGTGCTTGGGCCAAGGCACAGTCGCGTGGATTCCGTCACGTGTGTGTTTCGCCCAACGGCGTTTCCGATCCGGAACACCACGCGACGGACGTGATCCTGGGCGACGCTGCCGCGCTGCTCGAGTCAGCCGCGCGCTCGCTCCAAGGGCGTGACGCAAGTCCGGCGTACCAGAACCTGGTGCGCGACCTGGTGGCCAGCCTTCCACAGCCAGACCCCGGGCCATGGGGCGAAGCTGCTCTGGTGCGAAGACTGATCCGAGCGCTTCCCAGCGAAACGCGCCTCTTCGTCGGAAACAGCCGCGTGGTGCGGGAGTTCGACCGCGCCGCCGGAGCGGCGCAGGGGCGCGTGCACGTGTTTCATCAACGTGGACTCAGCGGCATCGATGGACTGCTGGCTGGGGCGGCGGGCATCCGCAGCGCCGTCAGCCCGGAACACCCGGTCGTCGCGGTCCTCGGCGACGTGAGTGCACTGCATGACGTCGGCTCACTGGCGCTGATGGCGGAGTGCACGGCTCCCCTTCTGCTCGTCGTGGTGAACAACGGCGGGGGACGCATCTTCGAGCAGCTGCCCGTCGCAAACGCGATTCCCGCGGAGCAGCTCAGTCGCCTGTTCTTGACGCCACCGCCGAGTTTTCTCCCTGGCGCATGCGGAGCCTTTGGGGTCCAGCACCTTCGCGTTCGCGATGATGCGGAGTTGGCCTCAGCGATGGACGCCGCTTTCGCATCGCCACGAGCCACGGTGATCGAGGCCATGTGCCCCCCGGGAGTCCAACAGTGA
- a CDS encoding PEGA domain-containing protein, protein MSCEPANNGTRSCFASAAPRILRFGLVAAALALAGSARGQTDGVEVDPAAAALFRKGRTLVAQGDWAAGCEKFRESLARHASASTVLNLAQCAEHEGKTASAWALYQRAQVVNRETRLEGRRRVLDEIASAGIARLEPTLPRLIVIVSNSPEGVDVQESGRSLPLEEAVPLDPGTHEISASAPGFEPFARSVALVAGKTTRLEIELTPLPAEPKAAAPLAPHRKGPTPAATDTTRPEPADEVPTWAWVVGGGGIVATGVAVFFVFDAIDARNQLVQKCGSDLVCTEDPTFDPGPLNSRKNRSIGLAGGLGAAGAVAITASAVAILSARSRPARASGGVWLAPQSAGGSLSLQF, encoded by the coding sequence ATGAGCTGTGAGCCCGCCAACAACGGCACGCGCTCTTGCTTTGCTTCCGCCGCGCCTCGCATCCTCCGTTTCGGTCTGGTCGCCGCCGCCCTCGCTCTAGCTGGATCGGCGCGTGGACAGACCGACGGCGTCGAGGTCGATCCCGCGGCGGCTGCGCTCTTTCGCAAGGGCCGCACGCTGGTTGCACAAGGTGATTGGGCTGCGGGCTGTGAGAAGTTCCGCGAGAGCCTGGCGCGGCATGCTTCTGCAAGCACCGTGCTGAACCTCGCCCAATGCGCCGAGCACGAAGGCAAGACGGCTTCCGCGTGGGCGCTCTACCAACGGGCGCAGGTAGTGAATCGAGAAACTCGCCTCGAAGGGCGTCGACGCGTATTGGATGAAATCGCGAGCGCTGGCATTGCCAGACTCGAGCCCACCCTGCCCCGATTGATCGTGATCGTTTCGAACTCACCCGAGGGAGTCGACGTGCAGGAGTCCGGGCGCAGCCTGCCACTCGAAGAAGCAGTTCCTCTCGACCCAGGGACGCACGAGATTTCGGCGTCGGCTCCTGGCTTCGAGCCCTTCGCGCGTAGCGTAGCACTCGTCGCTGGCAAGACGACTCGGCTCGAAATAGAACTCACGCCCCTGCCGGCAGAGCCGAAGGCTGCGGCGCCGCTGGCCCCTCACCGCAAGGGCCCAACCCCTGCCGCCACAGACACCACCAGGCCCGAACCTGCTGACGAGGTCCCCACCTGGGCCTGGGTAGTGGGCGGTGGCGGCATCGTGGCGACCGGCGTCGCGGTGTTCTTCGTCTTCGACGCGATCGACGCGCGCAATCAGCTCGTGCAAAAGTGCGGTTCGGATCTGGTCTGCACCGAGGATCCGACTTTCGATCCGGGGCCCCTCAACTCACGCAAGAACCGGAGCATCGGGTTGGCCGGCGGACTCGGCGCGGCGGGCGCCGTCGCGATCACCGCGTCGGCAGTGGCCATTCTCTCCGCGCGGTCGAGACCCGCGCGAGCAAGCGGCGGCGTGTGGTTGGCGCCGCAGAGTGCGGGGGGCAGCCTGTCGCTGCAGTTCTAG
- a CDS encoding sigma-70 family RNA polymerase sigma factor codes for MTDSITRVRDSLHGNRRRIWAICYRMTGNRADAEDLTQEASRLALERSGQVQQEDATGWLLTLTTRLCLDHLRRARVARRASELVDPLPGQEWTVVASDAPESAVILREDVRFAVVVALQRLSPRQRAVLILHDVCDRSLSEVAEVLDTNANAAKALLRRARTALSLARVHENVDVPVDQAVVEEFARAIESGSVERLTALLAADVWGVVDGGGVVQAASKPTFGRRAVGKQWANAKRRLGVEVTAKVLTLNGEAAIVLRLRSDPSTLVAVVHAETRNGQLVALRVSRDPARLSGVARLFS; via the coding sequence ATGACCGACTCCATCACACGCGTGCGGGATTCGCTGCACGGCAACCGCCGGCGGATATGGGCCATTTGCTACCGCATGACGGGCAATCGAGCCGACGCCGAGGACTTGACTCAAGAAGCGTCTCGGCTGGCGCTGGAGCGCAGCGGGCAGGTTCAGCAGGAAGACGCAACGGGGTGGCTGCTCACCCTGACGACTCGGCTTTGCCTGGACCATCTGAGACGTGCTCGGGTGGCTCGCCGCGCCAGTGAACTGGTCGATCCTCTGCCGGGGCAGGAGTGGACCGTCGTAGCAAGTGACGCCCCGGAGAGCGCCGTCATTCTGCGTGAAGACGTGCGCTTCGCCGTGGTGGTGGCACTGCAACGACTCTCCCCACGGCAGCGCGCGGTACTGATCCTGCACGACGTTTGCGACCGGTCCCTGAGCGAAGTGGCGGAGGTATTGGATACCAACGCGAACGCCGCAAAGGCACTGTTGCGGCGAGCTAGGACCGCACTTTCGCTGGCGCGTGTCCACGAGAACGTCGACGTCCCTGTCGACCAGGCAGTGGTCGAGGAATTCGCACGCGCGATCGAGAGCGGTTCCGTCGAGCGGCTCACGGCGCTACTGGCCGCTGACGTCTGGGGAGTCGTGGATGGCGGCGGCGTGGTGCAAGCGGCAAGCAAGCCCACTTTTGGGAGGCGCGCCGTCGGAAAGCAGTGGGCGAACGCCAAACGTAGACTGGGCGTCGAAGTGACCGCGAAGGTCCTGACCTTGAACGGGGAGGCGGCCATCGTGCTTCGGCTTCGCTCCGACCCGTCGACTCTGGTCGCTGTCGTCCATGCGGAAACCCGGAACGGACAGCTGGTTGCGCTCCGCGTGAGCCGTGACCCAGCGCGCCTCTCCGGGGTCGCGAGGCTGTTTTCCTAG
- a CDS encoding 1,4-dihydroxy-2-naphthoate polyprenyltransferase: MTRDAALDAPLPRPGSLGVWLMAARPQTLPVAVAPVAVGASVAHAAGDVRVGAVLAALFGALMIQVGTNFANDVFDYEKGADTEERLGPRRAVQSGLLSPRAVRIGMIVSFGLATLAGAYLTMLAGPVIVAIGIVSILSGIAYTGGPYPLGYNGLGDLFVFVFFGLVAVCGTAFVALSSIPAAAWLAALPVGALATAVLVVNNARDYVTDARVGKRTLVVRFGRRFGTLEYAALVCIAYATPALMLGLGLAGPRVLIALLPLPLALRLCQRMSRSEGRELNPLLPATAKLLLLTSALLALGTW; encoded by the coding sequence ATGACCCGCGACGCCGCTCTCGACGCGCCTTTGCCCAGGCCTGGATCCTTGGGCGTGTGGTTGATGGCCGCCCGGCCGCAGACGCTGCCCGTTGCGGTCGCGCCGGTGGCCGTCGGCGCGTCGGTGGCCCATGCCGCGGGCGACGTCCGAGTTGGAGCAGTGCTCGCTGCACTGTTCGGTGCGCTGATGATTCAGGTCGGCACCAACTTCGCCAACGACGTCTTCGACTACGAGAAGGGCGCTGACACCGAAGAACGGTTGGGCCCCCGGCGCGCGGTGCAGAGCGGTCTGCTTTCTCCGCGCGCCGTTCGCATCGGCATGATCGTCAGCTTCGGCCTGGCCACGCTTGCGGGCGCCTATCTCACCATGCTGGCTGGCCCGGTCATCGTCGCGATCGGCATCGTGTCCATCTTGAGCGGCATCGCCTACACCGGCGGGCCCTATCCACTCGGCTACAACGGACTCGGCGATCTCTTCGTCTTCGTGTTCTTCGGCCTGGTTGCTGTCTGCGGCACCGCCTTCGTTGCGCTGAGCAGCATCCCTGCGGCTGCCTGGCTCGCGGCCCTGCCTGTTGGCGCCTTGGCGACCGCGGTCTTGGTGGTGAACAACGCACGCGACTACGTCACCGACGCTCGCGTCGGCAAGCGCACGCTGGTCGTACGCTTCGGACGACGCTTCGGCACGCTGGAGTACGCGGCGTTGGTCTGCATTGCGTACGCGACACCGGCACTGATGCTCGGCCTGGGGTTGGCCGGGCCGCGGGTGCTCATCGCGCTCTTGCCACTGCCCCTGGCACTGCGACTGTGCCAGCGCATGAGCCGCAGCGAGGGGCGGGAGCTGAATCCGTTGTTGCCGGCGACGGCAAAGCTGCTCTTGCTGACCAGTGCGCTGCTGGCGCTAGGAACGTGGTGA
- a CDS encoding alpha/beta fold hydrolase, producing MITTLRAALAPGHPPLVMLHGMLGSPSSFAPVLDTLSYPGAIAAVTLPGHGTPAAKLHGSFSANVHAVAASLPRECYLLGYSLGGRMALGIAALAAHAPLGVIAIGAHPGLAPEEREARRSWEREQSTQLSRGLDGFVRHWEALPLFRTQSPAARDAQRQARLEHEPAALGRAFEELGSGAMPSLVDGLAHFSGPICMMAGALDDAYVAHAKRAARLLPRLSTVLVPAAGHNPIIETPVALARLCDERLRTFTNQREETHELAQL from the coding sequence GTGATCACCACGCTGCGCGCTGCGCTCGCGCCCGGCCATCCACCGTTGGTGATGCTGCACGGCATGCTCGGCTCACCCTCGAGCTTCGCGCCCGTGCTCGACACGCTGTCGTATCCGGGCGCCATCGCCGCCGTCACCCTTCCCGGCCACGGCACGCCTGCAGCCAAGCTGCACGGTAGCTTCTCGGCGAACGTACACGCCGTCGCCGCGAGCTTGCCGCGCGAGTGCTATCTGCTCGGCTACTCCCTTGGCGGCCGCATGGCACTCGGCATCGCCGCCCTGGCGGCGCACGCTCCCCTCGGCGTCATCGCCATCGGCGCGCACCCTGGGCTGGCGCCCGAGGAGCGAGAAGCCAGGCGCAGCTGGGAACGAGAGCAGTCCACGCAGCTGAGCCGTGGCCTCGACGGCTTCGTGCGGCACTGGGAGGCGCTGCCCTTGTTTCGAACGCAGTCACCGGCTGCACGCGACGCCCAACGCCAGGCGCGCCTCGAGCATGAGCCCGCTGCCCTGGGTCGCGCCTTCGAAGAGCTCGGCAGTGGCGCCATGCCGTCCCTGGTCGATGGGCTCGCGCACTTCAGCGGCCCCATCTGCATGATGGCGGGTGCGCTGGACGACGCCTACGTGGCTCATGCGAAGCGCGCAGCCCGCCTCTTGCCGCGGCTTAGCACCGTGCTCGTCCCAGCCGCAGGTCACAACCCCATCATCGAGACGCCGGTGGCGCTGGCGCGCCTATGCGACGAACGTCTCCGTACATTCACGAATCAAAGAGAGGAAACCCATGAGCTTGCCCAACTATGA
- a CDS encoding fatty acid--CoA ligase family protein, translating to MSVTPTLRISQVRATVTPAWIDADGAWTHDELRRLVAQQEVAPSASVDVFTADASRATVLRMLTCLDAGRTFLPLHPRLSAREREALRAQAAAYQGRPAVLLATSGTAGVPKLAIVSHEALTHASMASNENLRFEAQDRWLACMPLAHAGGLSILTRSLIAGASVVAIPSFSADAVIQALRQHAPTGVSLVPAMLSVLLDHPRADTLRSLRFILVGGSPFPTRLKRRSHERGLSVLATYGLTEMASQVTTQRPGDPVDPNSVDSGFALAGAEIETRVDGRRARAEERGRIFVRGPMRMDGYVGGSALTPEDWIDTKDVGSLDEAGRLTVLGRSDDVIVTGGENVDPLEIEGVLAEDGRVVDCLVCGVPDERYGQLVAALFVLAPEHSAEAVLERAQTKLASFKRPRLHLVVDAIPRTRLGKPDRRAAFAIFLASRS from the coding sequence GTGTCCGTAACGCCAACTCTGCGCATCAGCCAAGTGCGAGCCACGGTCACACCGGCGTGGATCGATGCGGACGGCGCATGGACTCATGACGAGTTGCGGCGCCTTGTTGCCCAGCAAGAAGTTGCACCGAGTGCGAGCGTGGACGTGTTTACCGCCGACGCCAGCAGAGCGACGGTGCTACGCATGCTCACCTGCCTGGACGCAGGAAGGACATTCTTGCCGCTGCACCCGCGTCTGAGCGCACGCGAGCGCGAGGCGCTGCGCGCGCAAGCCGCGGCCTACCAAGGAAGGCCCGCGGTGCTCTTGGCCACGTCGGGAACCGCGGGCGTGCCAAAGCTCGCCATCGTCAGTCACGAAGCACTGACCCACGCTTCAATGGCGAGCAACGAGAACCTCCGCTTCGAGGCGCAAGATCGCTGGCTGGCGTGCATGCCGCTGGCGCACGCGGGAGGCCTATCGATCCTCACTCGTTCGTTGATCGCTGGTGCTTCGGTCGTGGCGATACCCAGCTTCTCCGCCGATGCGGTGATTCAGGCCCTGCGCCAACACGCGCCCACGGGGGTCTCACTGGTACCCGCGATGCTGAGCGTTCTCCTCGATCACCCAAGGGCGGACACCTTGCGCTCGCTGCGCTTCATCCTGGTCGGCGGTTCTCCCTTCCCGACCCGATTGAAACGCAGATCGCACGAGCGGGGACTGTCCGTGCTCGCTACCTACGGCCTAACGGAAATGGCGTCTCAGGTGACCACCCAACGTCCGGGGGATCCCGTGGATCCGAACTCCGTCGACTCGGGTTTCGCCCTCGCTGGCGCAGAGATCGAAACTCGCGTCGACGGTCGACGCGCGCGCGCTGAAGAGCGCGGCCGCATCTTCGTCCGCGGTCCGATGCGCATGGACGGCTACGTGGGAGGCTCCGCGCTGACCCCCGAAGACTGGATTGACACCAAGGACGTCGGTTCTCTGGACGAAGCCGGCCGGCTGACGGTTCTTGGGCGGAGCGATGACGTGATCGTCACTGGCGGGGAGAACGTGGATCCCTTGGAGATCGAGGGCGTGCTTGCCGAGGATGGCCGCGTCGTGGACTGCCTGGTCTGCGGCGTGCCCGACGAACGGTACGGACAGCTGGTGGCCGCGCTTTTCGTGCTCGCTCCGGAGCACAGCGCCGAAGCCGTGCTAGAGCGTGCACAAACGAAGCTCGCGAGCTTCAAGCGTCCACGCTTGCACCTCGTCGTCGACGCAATCCCGCGCACGCGCTTGGGAAAGCCTGACCGACGCGCCGCATTCGCAATTTTCCTGGCGAGCAGATCGTGA
- a CDS encoding Uma2 family endonuclease encodes MVSRAPTVFTEVEYLALEAASDTKHEFVDGAIVAMAGASPAHNALAANMTAALRALSRGKPCVTLTSDQRIHVPTTGLYTYADVLVACGERQYKPGPPASLLNPAVIVEVTSDSTEDYDRGKKFVNYQSISELHDYVIVSHVEHRIDHYRRTSGGEWIVATHTAQDSRVALTGIDGGFTVGDIYDGADLAEGT; translated from the coding sequence ATGGTCTCACGCGCGCCGACGGTTTTCACCGAAGTCGAGTACCTCGCGCTCGAGGCCGCGAGCGACACGAAGCACGAGTTCGTCGATGGCGCTATCGTGGCAATGGCAGGAGCGTCCCCGGCGCACAACGCGCTCGCGGCAAACATGACCGCCGCACTGCGTGCGTTGTCGCGGGGCAAACCTTGCGTGACGCTGACGAGCGATCAGCGTATCCACGTCCCGACGACTGGCCTCTACACGTACGCCGACGTGCTCGTCGCGTGCGGCGAGCGCCAATACAAGCCCGGCCCGCCAGCGTCACTCCTCAACCCCGCTGTCATCGTCGAAGTCACGTCGGACTCGACCGAGGACTACGACCGCGGCAAGAAATTCGTCAACTATCAGAGCATCTCCGAGCTACACGACTACGTCATCGTCTCTCATGTCGAACACCGCATCGATCACTACCGTCGCACCTCAGGTGGCGAGTGGATTGTCGCCACGCACACCGCGCAGGACTCCCGCGTTGCTTTGACGGGCATCGACGGTGGCTTCACCGTGGGCGACATCTACGACGGTGCCGACCTGGCCGAGGGAACGTAA
- a CDS encoding enolase C-terminal domain-like protein, whose amino-acid sequence MNLGLRLARVGGPTSGAFAARAAWLRRDGILLGIFDDDRLLGTGEASPLPNWNGDGLERAVEALQGLVARSRDAAFLREVVDAFAKGMVDALGKDMPGASHSDRSPSASSGELAPSVLQIEPALSASPSARFAIETALGDMLARSRGDALGTLWSTRRAVPRSTLIGHLDDPAHVAAAKRAVQRGARTLKLKARGEEPALEATRVRELVAELEAPVHVRLDLNGGLDLERARRALDAYAAANVEFVEEPTAGASLLQLGACATPWFADESLCDEPLRNELVDCAALGGVVLKPTLLGGLSACRRLAAAARNRGKAVVVTHAFEGPVALAACAELAMSLANVGDMAAGVDVHAALDAFPPCKLPQLEDDGVPLTVAPAAVVGHGVTFTEVDWETSSCP is encoded by the coding sequence ATGAACCTGGGTCTTCGCCTGGCGCGCGTTGGCGGGCCTACTTCCGGCGCCTTCGCCGCACGCGCGGCATGGCTGCGTCGGGACGGCATCCTCCTGGGGATCTTCGACGACGATCGGCTGCTTGGTACGGGCGAGGCTTCGCCACTGCCGAACTGGAACGGCGATGGGCTCGAGCGCGCCGTCGAAGCGTTGCAGGGACTGGTCGCAAGAAGCCGCGACGCCGCATTCCTGCGCGAGGTGGTGGACGCGTTTGCCAAAGGCATGGTGGACGCGCTTGGCAAAGACATGCCGGGCGCGTCGCACAGCGACCGATCGCCGAGTGCGTCGAGCGGCGAACTAGCGCCGAGCGTGTTGCAGATCGAGCCTGCGTTGTCGGCGTCGCCCAGTGCTCGCTTCGCGATCGAGACAGCGCTTGGCGACATGCTCGCGCGATCGCGAGGTGATGCTCTGGGCACGCTCTGGTCCACGCGACGCGCGGTACCGCGTTCCACCCTCATCGGTCATTTGGACGACCCAGCCCACGTCGCAGCAGCGAAGCGCGCCGTCCAGCGCGGCGCGCGCACGCTGAAACTCAAGGCACGTGGGGAAGAGCCGGCACTGGAAGCAACTCGCGTGCGCGAGCTAGTGGCGGAACTCGAGGCGCCTGTGCACGTGCGCCTCGACCTGAACGGCGGACTGGACCTGGAGCGCGCTCGTCGTGCTCTCGACGCCTACGCCGCCGCGAATGTGGAGTTCGTGGAGGAGCCGACGGCGGGCGCGTCCCTACTGCAGCTCGGTGCATGCGCCACGCCGTGGTTCGCCGACGAGTCCCTCTGCGACGAGCCACTGCGCAACGAGCTCGTGGACTGCGCAGCGCTCGGCGGCGTGGTGCTCAAGCCGACCTTGCTCGGCGGGCTGAGCGCTTGCCGTCGGTTGGCGGCCGCAGCGCGCAATCGAGGCAAAGCCGTGGTGGTGACTCACGCCTTCGAAGGCCCGGTCGCACTCGCAGCGTGCGCGGAACTGGCCATGAGTTTGGCGAACGTTGGTGACATGGCCGCCGGTGTCGACGTGCATGCCGCCTTGGACGCGTTCCCACCCTGCAAGTTGCCACAGCTCGAAGACGATGGCGTTCCCCTCACGGTCGCGCCGGCTGCCGTCGTGGGCCACGGGGTCACCTTCACCGAAGTAGATTGGGAAACCTCGTCGTGTCCGTAA
- a CDS encoding sensor domain-containing diguanylate cyclase, translating into MAPAQDAARLQALERENAELRRAVGLLHQIGNLVRESLELEPTCYAVLTGVTAGVGLGLNRALLFLVDDEERTMLRGVAAVGPADAEEADRVWRSIESNAPGLSELYRSGLSQRAHPGPLDRVTKETRVSVEGDTPIALALRRGELVRGEGSDDLGGLLSLETALAAPLRGADRVRGVLYGDNRFTGKPLDKARELVFSLIADHAGRAIEQAHHYEHVARQARTDALTELEHHGRMMEAARSAIAQARSSAEPLGLAMLDLDDFKRVNDTYGHLAGDALLAGVAARLRGVLRAGQTPYRYGGEEFAVLLPSATHEALASVGERLRTAVAEHPFTVDAEHTLQVTCSVGMASLAPDDDAAALIHRADQALLLAKSSGKNRVVVAPAASSAP; encoded by the coding sequence ATGGCCCCGGCCCAGGATGCAGCGCGCCTTCAGGCGCTCGAGCGCGAGAACGCGGAGCTGCGGCGCGCGGTCGGTCTGCTGCATCAGATCGGCAACCTGGTTCGCGAATCCTTGGAGCTCGAGCCAACCTGCTACGCCGTGTTGACGGGAGTGACCGCCGGCGTCGGCTTGGGACTGAACCGAGCGCTCCTCTTTCTGGTTGATGACGAGGAGCGCACGATGCTGCGCGGAGTTGCCGCAGTCGGTCCAGCGGACGCCGAAGAAGCGGACCGAGTGTGGCGGTCGATCGAAAGCAACGCACCAGGGCTCAGCGAACTCTACCGCTCCGGTCTCAGCCAGCGCGCGCACCCGGGACCTTTGGATCGCGTGACCAAGGAGACTCGAGTGAGCGTCGAGGGAGACACCCCCATCGCGCTGGCACTTCGCCGCGGCGAGCTCGTGCGGGGCGAGGGCAGTGACGACTTGGGCGGCCTACTCAGTCTAGAGACGGCGCTGGCGGCGCCGCTTCGTGGCGCCGATCGCGTGCGTGGCGTGCTCTACGGTGACAATCGCTTCACGGGCAAGCCCCTCGACAAAGCGCGCGAGCTGGTGTTCTCCCTGATCGCCGACCACGCAGGCCGCGCCATCGAGCAGGCGCATCACTACGAGCACGTCGCACGCCAGGCGCGCACCGACGCGCTGACGGAACTCGAGCATCACGGCCGCATGATGGAAGCCGCGCGAAGCGCGATTGCACAGGCTCGAAGCAGCGCTGAACCCTTGGGCCTGGCCATGCTGGACCTCGACGACTTCAAGCGAGTGAACGACACCTACGGTCATCTCGCCGGGGATGCACTGCTGGCCGGCGTTGCGGCGAGACTTCGCGGCGTACTTCGTGCCGGGCAAACCCCCTATCGCTACGGCGGCGAGGAGTTCGCGGTGCTGCTGCCGAGCGCGACGCACGAAGCACTGGCCAGCGTCGGTGAGCGCCTGCGTACTGCCGTGGCGGAGCATCCTTTCACGGTCGACGCGGAACACACGCTGCAGGTGACGTGCTCCGTGGGCATGGCGAGTCTGGCTCCCGATGACGACGCGGCAGCCCTGATTCATCGCGCCGATCAAGCTCTGCTATTGGCAAAGTCATCAGGCAAGAACCGCGTGGTGGTGGCACCAGCGGCGAGTTCCGCTCCCTGA